In Bacillota bacterium, one DNA window encodes the following:
- a CDS encoding methyl-accepting chemotaxis protein has protein sequence MVNKLITSTAEESATEKARGDLATGEVIINQMYPGAWRADGDRLYKGEVLMNDNFHIVDFIGKLTGDTVTIFRWDTRIATNVITAEGKRAVGTKVADNIAEAVLKRGQEYYGTAQVVGNWYQTAYKPIRNDSGQIIGIWYVGAPKSFMDALITQGRLTVIAACGLTTIIAVGVLLFFSNRTIAKPIRQLEIAAAKIAAGELDYRVPVRARDEMGRLGMAFNQMSENLKNVIDRVRESSFQLASHSQELSAASEEVSAAVENVTSTSAELSASTEESATNATQAAEAARATERAAEAGNQAVYQAIKKITAIQETVASSAKSVQNLHQRSEKIGQIVQVINDIADQTNLLALNAAIEAARAGEHGRGFAVVAEEVRKLAEKSSGATKEIEDIIRAIQQETVKAAEAMQAGAGEVSDGVKIIKRAGETLENIREHAGRSTGLAEQIAGMAEQNSHGVQNLAATSEQVSSTIQEMAANANNLARMADDLESIVKSLNKA, from the coding sequence GTGGTTAACAAACTGATAACGTCCACCGCTGAGGAGTCGGCCACCGAGAAGGCCCGTGGCGATCTGGCCACCGGAGAAGTTATCATCAATCAGATGTACCCTGGAGCATGGCGGGCGGATGGTGACCGGCTCTACAAAGGTGAGGTGTTGATGAATGACAATTTCCACATCGTCGATTTTATCGGCAAGCTGACCGGAGATACAGTAACCATTTTCCGGTGGGACACCAGAATCGCAACCAACGTTATTACGGCTGAAGGTAAGCGTGCGGTTGGAACCAAGGTGGCGGACAATATCGCCGAGGCCGTATTGAAGCGGGGGCAGGAGTATTACGGGACGGCTCAGGTCGTGGGCAACTGGTATCAAACGGCGTACAAGCCGATCAGGAATGATTCCGGCCAGATCATCGGCATCTGGTATGTTGGAGCGCCGAAGAGTTTCATGGATGCGCTCATCACCCAGGGAAGGCTGACCGTCATCGCCGCCTGCGGCCTGACAACGATAATCGCCGTCGGTGTGCTCCTGTTCTTTTCGAACCGGACTATCGCCAAACCGATCAGGCAGCTCGAGATCGCGGCGGCAAAAATCGCCGCCGGGGAGTTGGACTACCGGGTGCCGGTGCGCGCCCGGGATGAGATGGGAAGACTCGGGATGGCTTTCAATCAGATGAGTGAAAACCTCAAAAACGTGATCGACAGGGTACGGGAGAGCTCCTTCCAGTTGGCATCTCACAGCCAGGAGCTCTCGGCCGCTTCGGAAGAAGTCAGCGCGGCGGTCGAAAACGTGACCAGCACCTCAGCCGAACTCTCCGCCTCGACCGAGGAAAGCGCCACTAACGCGACCCAGGCGGCGGAAGCGGCACGCGCCACCGAAAGAGCGGCGGAGGCGGGTAATCAGGCGGTTTACCAGGCGATCAAAAAGATCACCGCCATCCAGGAAACGGTGGCTTCCAGTGCCAAGTCGGTCCAAAACCTGCATCAGAGATCGGAGAAAATCGGACAGATTGTTCAGGTCATCAATGATATTGCCGATCAGACCAACCTTCTGGCCTTAAATGCCGCTATTGAGGCGGCACGCGCGGGAGAACACGGACGTGGTTTCGCGGTGGTGGCCGAAGAAGTGCGCAAGTTGGCTGAAAAGTCTTCCGGTGCCACCAAGGAGATCGAAGATATTATCCGGGCCATCCAGCAGGAGACGGTAAAGGCGGCGGAGGCAATGCAGGCCGGTGCCGGGGAGGTAAGCGACGGCGTCAAGATCATCAAAAGAGCCGGCGAGACTTTGGAGAATATTCGCGAGCATGCCGGGAGGAGCACCGGTCTTGCCGAGCAGATCGCCGGCATGGCCGAGCAGAATAGTCACGGAGTCCAGAACCTTGCGGCCACGTCTGAACAGGTAAGCAGTACGATACAGGAGATGGCGGCCAATGCCAACAACCTGGCCCGGATGGCCGATGACCTTGAGAGTATCGTGAAATCATTGAATAAAGCCTAG
- a CDS encoding chemotaxis protein CheW — translation MGSTVANEQLVIFDLGGQKYAIPVLNTQEIIKMIDITPIPRSDSFIEGVINLRGRIVPIINLSKRLDLARSQATRDTRIIVVEHNETSVGMIVDRVQEVGRYNRDEIEKSESVMKENEFVGGVVKKDNALWLLLRLEKVLPNVAAH, via the coding sequence GTGGGTTCCACCGTTGCCAATGAGCAGCTGGTAATCTTCGATCTCGGTGGGCAAAAGTACGCGATCCCGGTACTCAACACCCAGGAGATCATAAAAATGATCGACATTACTCCAATCCCCAGGTCCGACAGTTTCATAGAGGGGGTCATTAACCTGCGGGGCCGGATAGTCCCCATCATTAACCTCAGCAAGCGGCTGGACCTTGCTCGGAGCCAGGCGACCCGGGATACGCGGATCATTGTGGTGGAGCACAATGAAACCAGTGTCGGCATGATTGTGGATCGCGTCCAGGAAGTGGGCCGCTACAACCGGGACGAAATCGAAAAGTCGGAATCGGTGATGAAAGAAAACGAGTTTGTCGGCGGGGTGGTCAAGAAGGACAACGCCCTATGGCTCTTGTTGCGGCTTGAGAAGGTTCTGCCCAACGTTGCCGCGCATTAG
- a CDS encoding GTPase: protein MIALPANLTPQYYAAEEAFRQAVTIEDKIAALQEMLAVIPKHKGTEKLQADIRRRLSRLREESRKKSKVSRQDPFNVERQGAGQVVLTGYPNTGKSAIVGALSRARVKVAEYPFTTTVPFAGMMPYEEIMVQLVDTPPFTPEMVPPGLLNTLRNGDALLLAIDLGTPECLEQLEGTLDFLNRKRVGGASLIAGTRADRPGSEENLAVLRELRPNVEILPVSTTTGQNMELLRRRIFEVLSIIRVFGKTPGKPPDLKTPFVLPSGSTVLELAAAIHRDFPRLLKTARVWGSARFDGQSVPRNYELRDRDIVEIVV from the coding sequence GTGATCGCATTGCCCGCCAATCTCACGCCCCAGTACTACGCCGCCGAGGAAGCATTCCGGCAGGCAGTCACTATTGAGGACAAAATCGCGGCCCTTCAGGAAATGCTGGCTGTAATCCCCAAACACAAGGGCACCGAAAAGCTGCAGGCCGATATCCGGCGGCGCCTCTCGCGGCTCCGTGAGGAAAGCCGGAAGAAAAGCAAGGTCAGCCGTCAAGACCCTTTCAACGTAGAAAGGCAGGGCGCAGGTCAGGTGGTGCTCACCGGCTACCCTAATACCGGAAAGTCGGCCATTGTCGGCGCTCTGTCCAGGGCCAGGGTCAAGGTGGCTGAATACCCGTTCACCACCACGGTCCCGTTTGCGGGAATGATGCCGTACGAAGAGATCATGGTCCAGTTGGTGGATACTCCACCCTTCACCCCGGAAATGGTACCACCGGGTTTGCTGAACACCTTGCGCAATGGGGACGCTCTCCTACTGGCCATTGACCTGGGAACACCCGAGTGCCTTGAGCAGTTGGAGGGCACACTTGACTTCCTGAACCGGAAGAGGGTCGGGGGGGCTTCTTTAATCGCGGGCACCCGGGCCGACCGGCCCGGAAGCGAGGAAAACCTGGCCGTATTGCGAGAATTGAGACCCAACGTAGAGATCCTGCCGGTCTCAACCACCACCGGTCAGAACATGGAACTCCTACGCCGCCGGATCTTCGAAGTGCTGAGTATTATCCGCGTTTTCGGCAAAACCCCCGGAAAGCCGCCCGATCTGAAAACGCCCTTCGTGCTGCCTTCCGGAAGCACGGTGCTGGAACTGGCGGCTGCCATTCACCGGGACTTCCCGCGGCTTCTAAAAACGGCCCGGGTATGGGGTTCGGCCCGTTTCGACGGGCAATCCGTCCCCCGCAACTACGAGCTGCGGGACCGTGACATCGTCGAAATCGTGGTCTAG
- a CDS encoding DUF2325 domain-containing protein: MTREASRQVIERLRRTRRELYRRLAEQVGTSEERTMVNRAADLLLAEEILQENEEGLDDADSAGGGGGRAGPARQKILAPDWDALYAGGNWEVAGEFFRLPRGGVVKDHRSGREVFVPEAAVRAEGVEHGDLVGAQEKGLTDRGGALYFFRVLQRRELGHTSERVCLVAPLEHAGSGWGVYSEDEESFITVPDQDVSSLGLDEGDLVEVAYMAGDPSSAKLAWRYDPDDPFLQIRELKRAPKRDKKKEGAVPQAVEPQDLLGKSVLVVGADSYKESFKRVFERRGATFSWESGFMVGKLLEGKVRRADIVVIVTEAMKHKMPDVEAICERLGRPYVYAPSRGASGALREVLERL; this comes from the coding sequence ATGACACGTGAGGCCTCCAGGCAGGTTATCGAGCGGCTGCGCCGGACCCGCCGGGAACTGTACCGCAGACTGGCCGAACAGGTGGGGACTTCGGAGGAACGGACGATGGTGAACCGGGCCGCCGACCTGCTGCTGGCCGAGGAGATCCTGCAGGAGAACGAGGAGGGGTTGGATGACGCCGACAGTGCCGGAGGGGGTGGGGGCCGAGCCGGCCCGGCCCGGCAAAAGATCCTGGCCCCGGACTGGGACGCCCTGTACGCCGGCGGAAACTGGGAGGTGGCCGGTGAGTTTTTCCGCCTGCCGCGCGGGGGTGTGGTAAAAGACCACCGCAGCGGCCGGGAAGTGTTTGTGCCCGAGGCGGCGGTGCGTGCTGAAGGCGTAGAGCATGGGGACCTGGTTGGTGCCCAGGAAAAAGGCCTGACCGACCGCGGCGGGGCGCTCTATTTCTTCCGGGTGCTGCAAAGACGGGAGTTGGGCCATACCTCCGAACGCGTCTGCCTGGTGGCGCCGCTGGAACACGCAGGGAGTGGTTGGGGCGTGTACAGCGAGGACGAGGAGTCCTTCATCACGGTCCCCGACCAAGACGTCTCGTCCCTTGGTCTTGACGAAGGGGACCTTGTGGAAGTCGCCTACATGGCCGGCGACCCTTCCTCGGCCAAGCTGGCCTGGAGGTATGATCCAGACGACCCGTTCCTGCAAATCCGGGAATTGAAGCGGGCACCGAAACGGGACAAAAAGAAGGAGGGGGCCGTCCCCCAGGCGGTCGAACCGCAGGACCTCCTGGGCAAAAGCGTGCTGGTGGTGGGCGCCGACAGCTACAAGGAGTCCTTCAAACGGGTCTTCGAGCGCCGGGGGGCCACCTTCAGCTGGGAATCGGGTTTTATGGTCGGAAAACTCCTGGAGGGAAAGGTGCGCCGGGCCGATATCGTGGTAATCGTCACCGAGGCGATGAAGCACAAAATGCCGGATGTGGAAGCGATCTGCGAACGCTTGGGGCGCCCTTACGTATACGCCCCGTCCCGCGGCGCCTCCGGCGCCCTGCGCGAAGTCCTGGAAAGACTTTAG
- a CDS encoding MFS transporter, whose amino-acid sequence MSRPAPAVPGFPAAGAPRPVLWTRDFALTCLFTLVIFTGFQMLMPTIPVFVDRMGATPLIIGLINGIFTVAALAVRPWTGLALDRHGRKSLWLLGTAVFTLAVFGYVWALTVPLLFMLRIIHGGGWGMVTTASATAVADIVPPPRRGEGMGYFGLGANLGMAVGPAAGFFIANRFGFTALFVVCGVLAAVAFLVVKTIRMPPFTPAVAGHRPALYERTSLGPALVIYFVTFTYGGVATFIALHAAQHGIMNAGIYFTAFALTVVASRPFCGRLYDRRGHRLVVVPGLAAIAAGTVILALATELSGFLAAAVISGAGLGATHPTLQAMTYARCAPHRRGAASATFATAFDLGIGTGAVLLGLLSQYLAYREMYLVAAGAALLGLVAYLATMGRDGGFRIRD is encoded by the coding sequence TTGAGTCGGCCAGCACCGGCGGTACCGGGCTTCCCGGCGGCGGGGGCACCCCGTCCGGTCCTTTGGACGCGGGATTTTGCGCTAACCTGCCTGTTCACCCTGGTGATCTTTACGGGTTTTCAGATGCTGATGCCGACCATTCCGGTATTCGTGGACCGGATGGGGGCCACCCCGCTGATTATCGGCCTGATCAACGGTATCTTCACGGTGGCGGCCTTGGCCGTCCGACCCTGGACGGGGTTGGCCCTCGACCGTCACGGCCGCAAGAGTTTGTGGCTTCTCGGTACGGCGGTCTTCACCCTGGCTGTTTTCGGGTACGTCTGGGCCCTCACCGTCCCGCTGCTGTTCATGCTCCGGATCATCCACGGCGGGGGTTGGGGGATGGTGACCACGGCTTCGGCCACGGCGGTGGCCGACATCGTACCGCCGCCCCGCCGGGGAGAGGGCATGGGCTACTTTGGTTTGGGGGCGAACCTGGGCATGGCGGTGGGCCCGGCGGCAGGGTTTTTTATCGCCAATCGATTCGGCTTCACCGCGTTGTTCGTGGTGTGCGGGGTGCTGGCGGCCGTCGCCTTTCTAGTGGTCAAAACGATCAGGATGCCGCCGTTTACCCCGGCCGTCGCCGGTCACCGCCCGGCGCTTTATGAACGGACTTCATTGGGACCGGCCCTGGTGATCTACTTCGTGACTTTCACTTACGGCGGCGTTGCTACCTTCATCGCCCTGCATGCGGCCCAACACGGGATCATGAACGCGGGGATTTACTTTACGGCCTTCGCCCTGACGGTGGTTGCCTCCCGTCCGTTTTGCGGACGGTTGTATGACCGGCGGGGGCATCGCCTGGTAGTGGTGCCGGGCCTGGCGGCGATCGCGGCCGGAACGGTGATTCTGGCCCTGGCCACCGAACTGAGCGGATTTCTGGCCGCCGCGGTGATCAGCGGCGCCGGGCTGGGTGCGACCCACCCCACCTTGCAGGCGATGACCTATGCGCGCTGTGCCCCACACCGGCGGGGGGCGGCCAGCGCCACCTTTGCCACTGCTTTCGACCTCGGGATCGGTACGGGTGCGGTCCTGCTGGGCCTTTTGTCGCAGTATTTGGCTTACCGGGAGATGTACCTGGTGGCGGCGGGGGCGGCCCTGCTGGGGCTGGTTGCCTACCTGGCGACGATGGGGCGGGACGGCGGATTCAGGATTCGGGATTGA
- a CDS encoding DUF2512 family protein: MAFAVVLAVKFVYTAAILFGALGLFGHFSPGNILVTAAVLAVFLYAIGDLWVLPNYGVWSATAVDVPLAGLIIWATELILGGLGVPILNLAVALGVIAVAEHLFHLYLSEAGLPQ; encoded by the coding sequence TTGGCTTTTGCCGTCGTACTCGCCGTGAAATTCGTCTACACCGCCGCCATCCTGTTTGGAGCACTCGGTCTCTTCGGCCATTTTTCCCCCGGAAATATTCTGGTCACTGCCGCGGTGCTCGCCGTTTTTCTGTACGCGATCGGCGATCTTTGGGTTCTACCCAACTACGGCGTCTGGTCGGCCACGGCCGTCGATGTGCCGTTGGCCGGTTTGATCATCTGGGCCACCGAACTGATTCTGGGCGGTCTGGGCGTTCCCATCCTTAACCTGGCGGTGGCGCTGGGAGTAATCGCGGTAGCGGAACACCTTTTTCACCTGTACCTGTCCGAGGCCGGGCTTCCACAATAA
- a CDS encoding Rrf2 family transcriptional regulator → MRMSTRVRYGTRALVDIAEHHGNGPVCLRDIAHRQKVSQPYLEQLILLLKAAGLVRSIRGARGGFILARDPAEISMMEVMTTLGWEAKVVDCVGDPGSCSRADACGMRNFWCRLSDAVSKVVSSTTLADMVQEQAEMLNNQCRPENRRAGC, encoded by the coding sequence ATGAGGATGTCGACGCGCGTGCGTTACGGCACCCGGGCACTGGTGGATATAGCGGAGCACCACGGCAACGGTCCGGTATGCCTAAGGGACATCGCTCACAGGCAGAAGGTATCCCAACCTTATCTTGAACAACTGATCTTGCTTTTGAAGGCGGCCGGTTTGGTACGCAGCATCCGGGGCGCGCGCGGGGGTTTTATCCTGGCCCGTGACCCTGCGGAGATCAGTATGATGGAAGTTATGACCACTCTGGGTTGGGAAGCCAAAGTGGTGGACTGTGTTGGTGACCCGGGTTCCTGTTCCCGGGCGGACGCGTGCGGAATGCGCAACTTCTGGTGCCGGCTTTCCGATGCCGTCTCGAAAGTGGTTAGTTCCACAACCTTGGCCGACATGGTACAAGAGCAGGCGGAAATGCTTAACAACCAATGCCGACCGGAAAACCGGCGGGCGGGTTGCTAG
- a CDS encoding YibE/F family protein, whose translation MFYKTALLTAVLAATLTLMTMGFWCDSGEAGTEKRGTETFFRARVLTVEKAETENEAAPGLVLTQQTLTVQIIGGPYDGRQVTVVDSHTGHPAYDFHVQPGDRVLVSAEVAGGELIGAYLADYARDHYLFYLIGAFVLVLVLTGGLKGVKTVVTLLITGLAVGWVLLPLLLKGYNPIVLAVLVSAAVVAVTFALIGGLGVKTLAATIGTTGGVIVAGLMAFLAGSAAQLSGFASDEAVMLLYVPQAVQFDFRGILFAGMIIGALGAVMDVGMSVASAMEEVRKANPAVRPRDLFHAGMNVGRDVIGTMADTLILAYTGAAIPLLLVFLAYDTPFLKIINLDLIATEVIRALAGSIGMILSVPLTAVAAALLMGRQSVDPRASRP comes from the coding sequence TTGTTTTACAAAACGGCGCTGCTGACGGCGGTATTGGCGGCAACTCTAACTCTTATGACAATGGGGTTTTGGTGCGACAGCGGGGAAGCGGGCACTGAAAAGCGCGGGACGGAAACGTTTTTCCGGGCACGGGTGCTGACGGTGGAGAAAGCTGAAACCGAGAACGAAGCGGCGCCCGGTCTTGTGCTGACACAGCAGACGCTTACCGTTCAAATCATCGGCGGGCCGTATGACGGCCGGCAGGTTACGGTCGTGGATAGTCACACCGGGCACCCGGCTTACGATTTTCACGTGCAGCCCGGGGACAGGGTGTTGGTCTCGGCCGAAGTGGCCGGCGGGGAGTTGATCGGTGCTTACCTGGCCGATTATGCTCGGGATCACTATCTCTTCTACTTGATCGGGGCCTTCGTCCTGGTCCTGGTGCTGACCGGTGGCTTGAAGGGTGTGAAGACGGTGGTCACCCTGCTGATCACCGGTCTGGCGGTCGGCTGGGTTCTGCTGCCGCTGCTGTTGAAAGGCTATAACCCGATTGTCTTGGCGGTGCTGGTGTCGGCCGCGGTGGTGGCGGTGACGTTCGCCCTGATCGGCGGTCTCGGTGTCAAAACGCTGGCCGCCACCATCGGCACGACCGGCGGCGTGATAGTGGCGGGGCTGATGGCCTTTCTGGCCGGATCGGCGGCCCAGTTGAGCGGGTTTGCCAGCGATGAGGCCGTAATGCTCTTGTATGTCCCCCAGGCGGTGCAGTTCGATTTCCGGGGCATCCTGTTCGCCGGGATGATCATCGGGGCCCTGGGCGCGGTAATGGACGTCGGAATGTCCGTGGCCTCCGCGATGGAAGAAGTCAGGAAGGCCAACCCGGCCGTGCGGCCGCGGGACCTGTTTCACGCCGGCATGAATGTGGGCCGGGATGTGATCGGGACCATGGCCGACACGCTGATTCTCGCGTACACCGGCGCGGCCATCCCGCTGCTCCTGGTGTTTCTCGCCTATGATACTCCGTTTTTAAAGATCATCAACCTCGACCTGATCGCCACCGAGGTGATACGCGCCCTGGCCGGCAGCATCGGGATGATCTTGAGTGTACCCCTGACCGCCGTGGCCGCCGCTCTGCTGATGGGTCGGCAGTCCGTAGATCCCCGCGCTTCCCGCCCCTAA
- a CDS encoding metal-dependent transcriptional regulator produces the protein MTGYSQSVEDYLETLYVIGLGQKVVRVKDVAHALGVTMPSVVAAVRTLSEKGLVEQEKYGHIELTEKGQAVAAEVYARHQMLFAFFSEILGLDPVVAEQDACRVEHHLSPEARERLLKMVEFVRSCEDEKVRFLDRFIQFAETGEHGPCRGCPLGEAPKE, from the coding sequence ATGACCGGGTACTCCCAATCGGTGGAAGACTATCTGGAGACCCTGTACGTGATCGGGCTGGGGCAGAAAGTGGTCCGGGTGAAAGACGTGGCCCACGCCTTGGGGGTGACCATGCCTTCCGTGGTCGCCGCCGTCCGGACGCTGTCCGAAAAGGGCCTGGTTGAACAGGAGAAATACGGGCACATTGAGCTGACCGAGAAAGGTCAGGCGGTGGCCGCGGAGGTATATGCCCGGCACCAGATGCTGTTCGCCTTCTTCAGCGAGATTCTGGGGCTCGACCCGGTGGTGGCCGAGCAGGATGCCTGCCGGGTGGAGCACCACCTATCCCCGGAGGCCCGCGAGCGGCTGCTGAAGATGGTGGAGTTCGTCCGCTCCTGTGAGGATGAGAAAGTTCGCTTTTTGGACCGCTTTATTCAGTTTGCGGAAACCGGCGAGCACGGCCCGTGCCGGGGCTGCCCGCTCGGCGAAGCCCCGAAAGAGTAA
- a CDS encoding NADH-dependent [FeFe] hydrogenase, group A6 produces the protein MRQETTTETGLKREAGKKTRAGERMVGLTIDDREVTAPEGANLVDIAREHGIDIPTLCYLKGVSEPGCCRVCVVEAEGARTLPAACVTPVREGMVVRTNTPRVRRTRRRVVELLLTEHYAECPVCPRAQTCELRAVAARVGLNRLRLPNRRRRRQLLAENPFMVRDPDKCIKCRRCLEVCRKVQGVDAVGAAGRGFDTVIGPAFGDAHVEAACVSCGQCLMSCPTGALTEREYIHEVWKAIDDPDRQVVVQTAPAIQVTLGEEFGMPVGTVVTGKMVAALRRIGFDTVFSTEFAADLTIMEEAHELLERLEGKGDLPLISSCSPGWVKFCEHYYPEFLDNLSTCKSPQEMLGALVKSYYAEKEGLDPARLMTVAVMPCTAKKFEASRPELVSREGRRDVDFVLTTREVARMIRQAGIDLETLEDQEFDQPLGIATGAGVIFAATGGVMEAAVRTAYALTEGEEMARADFHAVRGLNGVRVAEVHLRGRILKLAVAHGTRNARRLMEQIKAGAEYHFLEIMGCPGGCIGGGGQPIVGAGRREPAQEYRRKRAEALYSIDLRRELRRAHENPAVRKLYDEYLGHPLSEKAKELLHTTYTPRGRYPRGRPENTARLH, from the coding sequence GTGCGGCAGGAGACCACGACGGAAACCGGGTTGAAGCGGGAGGCCGGCAAGAAGACGCGGGCCGGCGAGCGGATGGTGGGACTGACCATCGACGACCGGGAAGTGACTGCCCCGGAAGGCGCCAACTTGGTAGACATCGCCCGGGAGCACGGCATTGATATTCCGACCCTCTGCTACCTGAAGGGCGTGAGCGAGCCCGGGTGCTGCCGGGTGTGCGTGGTGGAGGCCGAGGGGGCGCGCACCCTGCCGGCGGCGTGTGTTACGCCGGTGCGTGAGGGAATGGTGGTCCGGACCAACACGCCGCGGGTGCGGCGGACCCGCCGCCGGGTGGTGGAACTCCTGCTGACCGAGCACTACGCGGAGTGTCCCGTCTGTCCCCGGGCCCAAACGTGCGAACTGCGGGCGGTGGCGGCCCGGGTGGGCCTTAATCGCCTCCGGTTGCCGAACCGCCGGCGCCGCCGCCAACTGCTTGCCGAAAACCCGTTTATGGTCCGCGATCCCGACAAGTGCATCAAGTGCCGCCGTTGCCTTGAGGTCTGCCGCAAGGTCCAGGGCGTGGACGCTGTCGGCGCGGCCGGGCGCGGGTTCGACACGGTGATCGGCCCGGCCTTCGGGGACGCCCACGTCGAGGCCGCCTGCGTCAGCTGCGGGCAGTGCCTGATGAGTTGCCCGACCGGGGCGCTCACCGAGCGGGAATATATCCACGAGGTGTGGAAGGCGATCGACGACCCCGACCGGCAGGTGGTGGTACAGACCGCACCCGCCATCCAGGTGACCCTGGGCGAGGAGTTCGGAATGCCGGTCGGCACGGTGGTTACCGGCAAGATGGTCGCGGCTTTGCGCCGCATCGGTTTTGACACCGTGTTTTCCACCGAGTTCGCCGCCGACCTGACCATTATGGAGGAAGCCCACGAACTCCTCGAACGGCTGGAAGGGAAGGGGGATTTGCCGCTGATCTCCTCCTGCAGCCCAGGCTGGGTCAAGTTTTGCGAGCACTACTACCCGGAGTTCCTGGACAACCTGTCCACCTGCAAGTCGCCCCAGGAAATGCTGGGAGCCCTGGTTAAGAGTTACTACGCCGAGAAGGAAGGGCTTGACCCCGCCCGCCTGATGACCGTGGCCGTCATGCCTTGTACGGCCAAAAAGTTCGAGGCCTCCCGCCCCGAACTGGTCTCCCGGGAAGGGCGGCGCGACGTGGACTTTGTGCTCACCACGCGCGAGGTGGCCCGGATGATCCGCCAGGCCGGCATCGACCTGGAAACCCTTGAAGACCAGGAGTTTGACCAGCCGCTGGGCATCGCCACCGGGGCCGGGGTGATTTTCGCCGCCACGGGCGGGGTGATGGAAGCGGCCGTCCGTACCGCCTACGCCCTGACCGAAGGTGAGGAAATGGCGCGGGCGGACTTCCATGCCGTACGCGGTTTGAACGGCGTGCGCGTGGCCGAGGTGCACCTGCGGGGCCGGATCCTGAAACTGGCGGTGGCGCACGGCACCCGCAACGCCCGGCGCCTGATGGAGCAGATCAAGGCCGGGGCCGAGTACCACTTCCTCGAGATTATGGGTTGCCCGGGAGGCTGCATCGGCGGCGGGGGGCAGCCGATAGTCGGTGCCGGCCGGCGCGAACCGGCTCAGGAGTACCGGCGCAAACGCGCCGAGGCGCTTTACAGTATCGACCTGAGGCGGGAGTTGCGCCGGGCACACGAAAATCCGGCGGTGCGCAAACTCTACGACGAATACCTGGGCCATCCCTTAAGCGAAAAGGCCAAGGAGCTTTTGCACACTACCTATACCCCGCGGGGCCGCTACCCCAGGGGGCGGCCGGAGAACACCGCCCGCCTGCACTAG
- a CDS encoding metal ABC transporter permease — protein MDFLAYEFMQRAFLAGILAGLLCSFVSLFVVLQRMSFVGVGVSHSALGGIAVGVLLGVNPVFSAAAFCTVVAWAIGLVSKKGRLHADTVIGVFFSASMALGIALISLAPGYQPELFGFLFGNILAVTWTDIVLLTASGTVIALFLIFFFKELLFVCFDEESARAAGIPVTFLYYALLTVIAVTVVVSVKILGIVLASALLVIPAVTGYELSRNFRGMLAISVGSGVFSAIAGLMLSYVFNLPSGATIVLCATALFFLAFALSPRRGRIQYLRNKLRPSA, from the coding sequence ATGGACTTCCTGGCGTACGAGTTTATGCAACGGGCGTTTCTGGCCGGGATTCTGGCCGGGTTGCTCTGTTCCTTCGTCTCCCTGTTTGTCGTCCTGCAGCGGATGTCTTTCGTGGGCGTGGGAGTTTCGCACTCGGCGCTCGGAGGGATCGCCGTCGGCGTGCTCCTGGGAGTGAACCCCGTGTTCTCGGCGGCCGCCTTCTGCACCGTGGTGGCCTGGGCCATCGGGCTGGTGAGCAAGAAAGGGCGGTTGCACGCGGACACCGTAATCGGGGTTTTTTTTAGCGCCAGCATGGCTTTGGGCATCGCCCTGATCAGCTTAGCCCCGGGCTACCAGCCGGAGCTTTTCGGCTTCCTGTTCGGCAACATCCTGGCGGTCACATGGACGGACATCGTCCTGCTCACCGCGAGCGGAACGGTGATCGCGTTGTTCTTGATCTTCTTCTTCAAGGAACTTCTGTTTGTGTGCTTCGACGAGGAGTCGGCGCGGGCCGCCGGCATTCCGGTCACCTTTCTCTACTATGCGCTCCTGACCGTCATCGCCGTAACCGTGGTGGTGAGCGTAAAGATCCTGGGGATCGTGCTGGCCTCGGCTCTTTTGGTCATCCCGGCGGTCACCGGTTATGAACTCTCGCGGAACTTCAGGGGGATGCTGGCGATCTCCGTTGGCAGCGGGGTTTTCTCCGCCATAGCCGGGCTCATGCTTTCCTATGTCTTCAACCTGCCCTCGGGCGCCACCATCGTGCTGTGCGCCACCGCCCTCTTTTTCCTGGCCTTTGCGCTGTCTCCCCGGCGCGGGCGGATTCAGTACCTGCGAAACAAGCTCCGCCCATCCGCCTGA